The proteins below are encoded in one region of Gambusia affinis linkage group LG07, SWU_Gaff_1.0, whole genome shotgun sequence:
- the LOC122834516 gene encoding aminoacylase-1A-like, with amino-acid sequence MLPDKDGPVIGGGQGSLEGEDPSVALFREYLRLKTVHPDPDYDSALRFLDRIAEELELPMKKIEVCPGRVVSIMTWEGTKPTLKSVLLNSHTDVVPVYQEHWKYDAFSAMKDAEGNIFARGSQDMKCVTIQYIQAVRRLKAQGWKPTRTVHLMFVPDEEVGGHKGMETFVTHPEFQKLNIGFALDEGLANPGEAFTVFYGERNPWWITVRCPGSPGHGSRFVENTAAEKLRQVINSFLDFREKEKHRLNTSECFTLGDVTTVNMTMVKGGVAYNVIPAEMDVSFDLRIPPTVNLQEFEKQIKQWCKEAGDDVTYEFAQKHMNQNVTSTAENDPWWRAFSAACKSLNMTLEKEIFPAATDSRFIRAVGIPAIGFSPMNRTPILLHDHNEHLNERVFLNGIGVYERLIPALTAVPASPDEA; translated from the exons ATGCTACCTGACAAGGACGGTCCAGTCATCGGAGGGGGTCAGGGCTCCCTTGAAGGAGAGGACCCCTCTGTGGCTCTGTTCAGGGAATACCTCCGTCTTAAAACCGTCCACCCTGACCCCGACTATG ATTCTGCTCTCAGGTTCTTGGACAGAATAGCCGAGGAGCTGGAGCTTCCCATGAAGAAGATTGAG GTCTGTCCAGGCAGAGTTGTGTCTATTATGACATGGGAAGGGACGAAACCCACCCTAAAATCCGTCTTACTGAACTCCCACACAGATGTTGTACCTGTTTACCAG GAGCACTGGAAATACGATGCTTTCAGTGCTATGAAAGATGCTGAGGGTAACATTTTTGCCCGTGGATCTCAGGACATGAAATGTGTGACTATACA ATACATTCAGGCTGTCAGAAGACTGAAGGCGCAGGGATGGAAACCAACACGCACTGTGCATTTAATGTTCGTCCCTG atgaagAAGTTGGAGGCCATAAGGGAATGGAAACATTTGTGACGCATCCAGAGTTCCAAAAGTTAAACATCGGCTTTGCTCTGGATGAAG GTCTGGCCAATCCTGGTGAGGCTTTCACTGTGTTTTATGGAGAAAGGAACCCCTGGT GGATTACTGTCCGCTGCCCTGGAAGTCCTGGTCATGGCTCTAGGTTTGTGGAaaacacagctgcagaaaaactc cgACAAGTCATCAACTCTTTTCTGGACTtcagagagaaggagaaacaCCG GTTAAACACCAGTGAGTGTTTCACACTGGGAGACGTCACCACTGTGAATATGACCATGGTTAAAGGAGGTGTGGCCTACAATGTCATCCCAGCTGAAATGGATGTCAGCTTCGACTTAAGAATCCCACCCACAGTCAACCTCCAG GAGTTTGAAAAGCAGATCAAGCAGTGGTGTAAAGAAGCAGGAGATGATGTCACGTATGAGTTTGCTCAG AAACACATGAACCAGAACGTCACATCCACAGCTGAGAACGATCCCTGGTGGAGGGCATTCAGCGCCGCCTGCAAGTCATT GAATATGACTTTGGAAAAGGAGATATTCCCAGCTGCCACCGACAGCCGTTTCATCAGAGCA GTGGGTATCCCTGCTATTGGCTTTTCTCCAATGAACAGGACCCCCATTCTGCTGCACGATCATAACGAACACCTGAACGAGCGAGTTTTCCTGAACGGCATCGGCGTGTACGAGAGGCTCATCCCAGCTCTGACCGCCGTTCCTGCCTCACCTGACGAGGCTTAG